The stretch of DNA TCAGATTATACCTCGCTATCTGAAGATAAGGAAAGAGTTTCGAGATTTGGCACAACATATGGAAGCTTGGTAATAGCGTAACACAGAAAGTTGGTTCATCCGAACATTGCAGATCTAGGCTCGTCGCGTTCAATGGTTGTCCCAATGAGAGTTGTACTAGGTTACCTTCAAAGTTGGTGGTGGAGAGATTTGGTGCTTTGCTCTCTATTATTTGCAGCATACTGCATCCAGACACAGTCAAGCAGCTGAATTGCTCCAGCATGCATGGTGTCTTCAGGCAGATTATCTCATTGCAATATGCAAGTTCCAACTGCATCAAAGCAGGAGCATTGGAGAGAAGGCATGCAAACTCATCCCCCGTGGCACAAACGTCATGCAAATGCAGTTTTGTTAGGCTTCTCAAGTGAAGGAGAATGATTTTGTGCAACGCACTGAACTCATCTCATTTACACATATTTATACACATCTACATGAGTGTTGTGAGGCAACAGAAAGGCAGCAGAAAGACCTAAACTAACGCTAACGTGCTCGTGAATACAGGAGCGTGAGCGCTACTCTAGTGGAGAGGATATCTCCATGATCCAACTGAATGGACCGAGTCATCTGTTCCTACATCAAGCAACCAATGCCACCCGTGGAATGGAAGGCACAGTGGGTGAGGTGAAGTTGACGAATCGAGCTTCCATTCCCACCAAACAAAAGTGAGCACGGGAAGCTTAAATTCCGGAGGTAACATAAGGTTGACATTTTCAATTCCTGGTGTGATACCAATCTGAAGCCAGTCGTTGAGATAACAAGGGTTGAGATCATGACAATCAGATATGTCAAGCTCGAGTGTCGTCATGCCATTTCCTGAGTGTTTTTTCAGAATCTGGTCAACTATACTAGTGAACGACCTTGTTATATCACCATTTGCAAACGTGAAGCCCAAAGTTTCCCTAGTGAGGATGAGGTTGGGATGTTGTAACCATGCATTTTGAAATGTGCGAGATACACAAGCAACACGGGCAGAATCTCGCATTGGTATTAGGGAATGTATATGACACCCGATGTCCTGCACAAGCATGTGGATAGTTATAAGAGAACATAGGGCCATATGGAATAACTTTCTACCACAAGTGCTCTATGCAATTGTGCATGCTTGCACAAACAAGCTTGCTTTACAGATGGCACTCGTCACAGATGAGAGGTGACACATAGGACCATTGTAACAAGGATTACCACGAAAGACCAACCCATTTTATGACTGATTAACATATCAGTGTGAAGATACGAGATGGATCTTCTCTTACTCTAAAGAAGATCTCTCTTCTGTATAACAGGATTATATTGGTAATTTTGTATGGGTTAATGGATTGCACTATTCACCCAAGCAATCATAAATGGAAAGATGTCTTATCCTACACCCACGGACCATGCAGCTAGCTCGACATGGCAAACAGAGCACATAATGAGCCGTCATGATCACATAAATGCAAAAACAATTATTCTAAAGTAGATTTTGAGTTTCTCATTGATGTCTTTAGTTTTGCGTTTAATGAACTAGGCACTACCAAAATTGCATTTGTTTGAAGCTTCATCCAAATGATCCAAAAAGGCATGGGGTAGAACCACCAGGGCTAATACTTTGAAAAGAAAAAGCTAGACATCA from Panicum hallii strain FIL2 chromosome 3, PHallii_v3.1, whole genome shotgun sequence encodes:
- the LOC112887260 gene encoding uncharacterized protein LOC112887260 isoform X1; the protein is MTVGGCRRTSRRPPHNPNLPQIAGDNRPLLRRVPPPPSAAAPPPPSRLLMLELKRLMCRQQQEPRRRHKVRSRNGSIAMSKPRKDNSQRRKRIRFSGPNLPEDIGCHIHSLIPMRDSARVACVSRTFQNAWLQHPNLILTRETLGFTFANGDITRSFTSIVDQILKKHSGNGMTTLELDISDCHDLNPCYLNDWLQIGITPGIENVNLMLPPEFKLPVLTFVWWEWKLDSSTSPHPLCLPFHGWHWLLDVGTDDSVHSVGSWRYPLH